AGTGGAGTAGTTTAAGGCAGAAATTCTAATGATGAAcagtgacagaaaataaaaccactggGGAATTACATGAATTAGATAATTCAGATGCAGTAAAAGTTCCCAAAGATAAAGACTGCTCAGAGTTAAAGTAATGTTATTTCAAAAGCTGAAAccatagaaataaaaataaataattcaggcTATCATTTCCTTAGTTACCACAAGGCATTTTCACACCAGATGCTTTCTCCACTCCCAGCTGTGTTTTGTTCATTCTGTATCATTTATGTTCCGTATCTGCATTACAGCCAACAAGAAATTTGTCACACATCTGCAGAGCTGAAGGTGCTAGAAAAATTTTGTAGCTTTTATAAACCTACCTTGACTATTATATATAATAAGAATTTCAGTATAATGTGAGATACTTATTAGAAGATTCCAGTCATCAAAAAGTCTGTTTCAGTCTGTGgaacaaaatttatttcttgtcaAAAGCTTAAGCTGTTAAACAAAAGAAGGAAGCTAAACATTAATGAAAACACAACACATTTCTAACTGTGAGGCATATGAACTTGCAGTCAGATACAGCTATCAGTTCCACATGTTTGAGTCAGCTGAAATAGAAAACATTGCTCTTGAGTGTCAGCATATACTGTGCTCTGGTTAAACTTTACCAGGCTTCTCAGCATGCAGAAAACCTTCATGCCACAGCATTTCACATCACGGCATCTTCTGCAGAAATCTATTTACATCTGAAAAGCATTCCTATTTGCACTGAAAGCCATACCTCCTCCTGGTACTGCTCCAAATTAAGGCATAGGATTGCAACTTGGAACCGGGACAATAAAGAAGTGGTTCACTTCTTTGTTTGAGTTCATAACCCATTAACACTACAGGTGATGCAGGCTGGAAGCTCAGACATACTCCTTGTTGCTTATGACCGTCTCAGAGTTCCTGGGGTACGCGTGTGGCTGAGAAGCTGCCTGGGCCGCTGCATATGTGTATTTGTTGGGACTGCAAATCAAGAAAAGAGAGATACAAAATAATAGGTATTAGACACATGCCCATGGTTTCAGATACTTAGAAGTTACTCAGCTTTGTATCCCACCCACCAATAGCACGTTCTTCACAATGGGGCAGAAACTAGAGGCCTGCTGTTCTCATTGTTCTGGTAGCTAAGGGGGAATAGATGTGCCCTGATGGGCTGCACAGCCCATCCATCTCTCATAACCTCTGCCACACTCTGGATTCTGAACTCATGTCTCTTCCTTGAGGCATTTCACTCAAGGCCCTAGAGCAGAAGCCCTCAGCACCTTTGTACAAGTTGCAGGTTTTAATACAGGAATCAAGAtgacaaagaaataaacagaactaTCTTCACCCAACCCCTTCAACTGTCATTCATCATGTTGAACTTCTATTTCATTTATCACTTTTACCTGTTTCTCAGGACATTTCAGGACATTTGGTACTTTGTATCAAAGTAAGGTGAGCAAGATCTAAAGTCCAATGTGGCTGATGAAATGTTACCATAAAACTGAAATGGTTTCAGATTAGGCAATGAAGTATCAGAGAAACACTCACTTACTACATTTTGATAAAAATTTTCCTAAGATTAAATACACTAAGAGTGAATATGCTTCTTCCTTGAATATTATAGTCCTCTCAAGCTTAGCCAGTACAACCTCCCAGCTATTTGAGTTCTGGTAGACATGGGGCTCTGCTATTTCTGCCTATTTCATCCCTCTCCTTCAAAAAGAGGCCTTCTGTATGTGTCAAAATTTAAGACTGAGACAAAAATGCGGGAAAGGTTAAATATTGAGGCCAGAAATCTCATCTTTCCTGACTTTTGTGCAACAAGACATTTCcataaagaacaagaaaaaaaccatgtTTCTAGTGATCAATTCCATGTGCTTTGGGAAATGCCTTTACACTTTCTGCAAATTGAACAGTGTTTGAATATTTTACTCACAGTGAGTACTGCAGAGAAACTGGATCGTAGTATATGATGAAGTTTTATATACTTTTCTTTTGGTGACAGTTTGCTCTTTCGGTGCACATTTTCATCATCAGCAGTGCCCAGAATTACCAAATACAAGTCAGAGGTAACTGCTGATGGTGATGCATCAAATGTCTTGAGTGGGAGGTACAGGTTTGGTACAGCATCCCCTGCCATCACCAGTCTGTGACCTGCCATAGCACTGTTTGtaatttatacatatttatacCAGCGGGtgagagagagacagaatagtGCACAGAGAGAAAGTGGTATGTGATCGGCAGCTACTACTTCTACTGATAAATCCAAGATTACCTGTAATTCTgattttccctccctctgcatGAACAGGTCAGTAAGATGCCACCAAGTATATAAAGGACAGATCCAGCCCAGCCTAAGTACAGAGCTTCTCCTAGTTCATACCTGAAACATGAAAGATTTTATGGAAACAAGTTATAACAGGATCACAAAGCCACGGAAACAAATTCTAATCTACATAGAAATCAGTGAACTGAAAGGGACTTCAACAGTTTACAGAGAACAGATCTGGCTTTGTGTCTGCTCAATAAAACTCTTATTTGTATAGAGCTGCTCTGCCAAATTAGTGACAGTACAGAGAGTACTAAGCAACATAAAGATAAGTAGCGATAAATAATTGTGTATATTCAgcaaattattcaaaataaataataataacataCGTTCTGTGCAATCCACAACACCTATTTTGCCCTTTTATTGTCTGTGTCACTGAAAGGATTTTGTGAAATGGAGTGATTCAGATCTCACTGTCTATATGCTGAGAAAAGGTCGACCACAGGCATCAGTTTTCTTTGGACACAACACTAGGTCACTTACAAGTAGCTATTTGTATAGGGCTCGTTATCAAACTTAGATATCCTAAAGGATATTTAGCACCCTCTGTGGCTGTATGGCTGAAAGGCATTTATGAATGTCCCAGGCTGAAAAAGAATAGTTCCCTATTTTACTGTGCAAAACTATATCTTTCAGGGAAAATCCTAGTCCAGTCCAAGAAATTGATTGATAATGAATTTGTTACAAAGACTAGAGACAACTGAGTCTAGAAAAGTCTGGTAGGAGTTtcataaaaagaggaaaacaaatttttatgATCAGACAAAAACTATATCCACAATCCACCTGTACGTCTGTGGTCTGAGATGCCCAATATAAGGGCAAAATAAGTGCCATGGACTGCATTGAAGGTAGCATGGAACCagagatttctgttttctttccacttgGAAACACAGTTATTTAAAAGTGCCAAAGCTTCTGACTCTGGAGTTCATTGCAAACAGGAGGGTTTCAGAGGTTTACACAGGTTCACAGCTCTCCGTGTTCTCATCGCACATGGGAGCCTTAAGGTCTCCACTGGTTTAGGAACTTCCAAACATGGAAGCAGAGAGTCATaatcaaaaaaaaccaggagTACAAATTGCACATTGCCCAGTGCCCACAATCATTTCTGCTCACCAGTCTCccacaaaccaaagcaaagtATATAGGAGACATCGGCAGGAGAACTTAGTTTGTCTTCAGAGCTTAGGAGAAACTCCTCTAAGAATCAGCAGAGGTAAACTTCACTAATTTAGTGAAGTCAGACCAAAAAAATGCAATCTGAAAAACCAGATTTGCCAGTCTCTTAAGAGTGAAGATCAACACTGGCATGCAATTGAATTTAAACCTCCCCCACAGACTCCATGCCCAGCTTTATCAATTATCAAACTTGATTAATCTAAGTACTGCTCAGTGAATCAAGAGTTTAAACATGAAgtttagatattaaaaatatatatatacacatttctTTAGCTACTGAATGCAAACCATCTGGTAACTGATTAACAGGACTGATATTAAAGCCCCAAAGCTATAGCAGGTAACTATAAAACACACCAACTATCCGACTAACCGAAATTCCTTATCAATGGTTGTTGCAGTTCTCTAATGTATTTATTACCCTTCATATAGTTCTCTCAAGGGGATATAAAGCAACAAAAAGTAACTGCACAAATACAATTTCTTTCTAAGCACTTCAttgaaaacacagggaaaactgacaaacaacaaaagcaatTGCCTAAAGTACTTTGATTTATCACAAAGCACTTCACCTCTGACTTCCCTGAACTGATTCCTGGGCAGGAACTTACAAAACACCTCAAATATGATCCTAGCAACTAACAATTTATAGTTTACTGATCTATGAATTATATACTTGGTAGAAATATATTATAGATATCTCATATTCCACAGACAGTAtgtttccctctctttttcctcctctctgaaGGAGAGGCCCAGTCACCTCTACCTCTGTTCCTCATTGCTAAAGAGGACACCTAGATAAGGTGCCATAAGCTGCCATTTGGTTTTGATAACTGTTACTTTTATATCAGACAAAGAGTAAGGGCTTTTATACCTCGAAACTTGTTTGTATGCAACTGCACTAGCTGATAATCCCTCAAATTTTGCCTCATCTTAACTCATAAGACAAACAAACGTTGAGCTGTTAATATATTGACATATCTAAGACAGGCAGCAGATTTCTCTGCAGGTCACTAATACAAAGCTCGATCTTCTTTGCATGTGATTTTCCCTTGCTTGTACATCTGAGGTACTTCATTCTAGCCAGAACCTGAGGTTTGTACCTCTTTTGGTCTAAATGCCAAAGCAGATTaggaattttaccttttcttcttcacaaAATTGAGATACATAACTTGAGTCTCTcaagaaaatgcaaacacagtACAAACTCCCCTCAGATGCAAGGTTGGTGTTCCTCACACATCCACTAACTCTTCCAGAAAAGAactcttcttcctcccttttcATCTCTGAGGTGAAAAGATTCCCTGAATACAATTTTTCCCTCCTGTAGGACTGGATAATGGGATCTATCCAGGTTCTGAAactctggagcagctgaggttaGTGCAGCTGTCTAACACACGATGGAGTTTGATATGACAGATACATTAACTTACTTGGTCCCAGCATACAGTTGGTTAAAAAACTGAGCAGTAACCATTGCAGCATACCAAGAAATAGCCACCATGGAGCAGAGACCTAccagaaaaagtttaaaaaacacaCAGGTGAATGATTCCTTTAATGGCTGTAACAGATTTAAACCAAGAAcaagtttttttcatttagtcTGGCTGTGAAGCAATACAAAGTATCAATAGTGCTCTCATTTCAGCCTTGATATTACctcctaaaataaaaagaaatcctcCTGTGACAGTAAActtcatttttccatcttcatcACTCAACCCAATGTTTGTGCACTTCATACCAAGCAGTGAGAGTACTGCAGCTAAGAATCCCAGAAGGATGGAAGTAATCATCAGGGCACGGCATGCCTGAATGTGAactaagagagaaaaagagaagacaaatcAGGATCTATACAGAAATTACATTAACCttgtgctgaaaaaaataaaagtgattaGAGGAAGTGACAAAATTAACAGGTGCAGTAATGAGTGAATCTTGTCCAACCTTGTCATATGGTTTGGAGAGGCCTCCAAACCCAAGTGCGTTTAGTCTTCAAGTCAAACAGATTTGAGAGTTGAACTATGCCTACATTTTATAAACTCAGTAAATCCTCTTGTGTCTTTAGTAAAACCTTACATTCCTGTGAAAATCCCTTGTGGTATACATGGTcatctgcaggagcaggaaaaagTCTCCTACTCACAAGTCCTTCAGAATTCCTGACACAGGTACAGCTGAGTGCACAGGACACATCTGAAATCCAGGTGACAGTCAAGGTGTGCAAGGCTCTGGCACTACTGAGGCACTGAAGAAAGGTGCCAGCTTTGCTGTTTCCAGGGAGAGATAGGAAAGAATTGTGTTCAAGTTAGCAGTGCACTTCAAACTCGGCCTAACAAACAGGAGGTGAGTGCGTCTGAGAGCTGCAGCATTCCTCCCTAAGACACTCTCCTGTGGAGGTTCCAGCTGCTGCGGCCATGTTAGGGAATCTGGTACGCTGGCAATTCTGCATCCTTTAAGCTCCTGGTCTTCACATCTAGGTATCAGTTTCACCAAAACCAGGAGCAGATTATTAATCAGCCTAAGAAAGAAGGTCGAACAGGGACTTTGGGCTCCTTTAAAATGGCACCCTGCATTTGGCAGGCTCCAGGTCAAATGGCATTTCGGCACCTTTGTTGTGAGATAAACATGCCAAGCGTCACAACCTGGCAGGGTCACAACTGCTAACTTTGTTGACTTGATTATCTTTAagttctcttccaacctaaactatTCTATGACTCTGCAATTTGATCATAATGGACACTCACATCATTGATGCCAGCATTGCAGCTCTTTCTCCCTAACCACCTCCACGTCCTCCATGGTAAGCTGCTGTCTAGTTCTGTAGTGGAGTGAGCTCTAACTCTCCAGACAAGAAAAatcagagaggcaggaggcAAAGTGATACTCACACTCCAACTCAGCCTAATGTGGCTTAGGAGTAGTGGTCCTACAAGCTTAAGAGTTGCCAAAGACAACAATAAGCTCTCATGAGAGAAATATATAGAATTAAAGGCTAAAATAATTTGAGGAGTTAACACTTTGTTTAGCataaattttaatctttttgtggaaaaaaatgaagaaagttGTAAAAGTGGAAAGACCCCTCAAAGTACCACTAAGAGTTGGAGGGTTTTGCCTGCAGAAGATGCTGTTAAGGTAAGTGCTCAACAATGCTGCTTTCAGGTTTGGGATCTTACACCACGGCAATCACCCTGTGGGCTCCAACAACTCAcactc
The sequence above is drawn from the Hirundo rustica isolate bHirRus1 chromosome 10, bHirRus1.pri.v3, whole genome shotgun sequence genome and encodes:
- the LOC120757402 gene encoding claudin-19-like; the protein is MGSSCLQICALLLALSGFTTLLVTTMSSRWKVLDTTAELVTADWVSEGLWMDCAATAPRSVECKKFLYMLSSDLHIQACRALMITSILLGFLAAVLSLLGMKCTNIGLSDEDGKMKFTVTGGFLFILGGLCSMVAISWYAAMVTAQFFNQLYAGTKYELGEALYLGWAGSVLYILGGILLTCSCRGRENQNYSPNKYTYAAAQAASQPHAYPRNSETVISNKEYV